In Leptospira levettii, the genomic window AACATCAATACGATAATTAGTTCAACAAATCCAGTTCCAATTCTTCCCCATGGCTCAACACCAAGTTTAGAAAAAATATAAACAGATTCTTCTGCTCCACTAAATTTAAAAAATAAAGTTTGTAAAAAAATGACTCCTACTGCCAATTTCACTATATTCTTAATCCAAGATATTTTCATCTTACAAATGCATTCCTGGTTTAGGTTTAAATTGCAATTTATACTTTGGTAGAGTATATCAATTTGATTCACAAATGCAATGGACAAACTGGAATATTTTATGTCAATTTTTCCTGATTCGAAACGCGGTAGGAGATTTCCCTGTGATTTTTTTGAATAATTTACTAAAATGACTGGAATCTTCAAACCCTAACTCCTCCGAAATTTCGTTTACTGATTTAAGAGTGAATAAAAGCATACGTTTTGCTTCTAAAATAGTCCTTTGGTGAATTATTTGAAGCGGAGGATCTAATTTTGCATAACGAAACAATTCAGACAATTTTTTAGAAGATATATTTAACATAAAAGCGTATTCAGAGATTTGTTTGCATTTCCTAAAATTCTGTTCTACTAGTAAATTAAACTTACGAATGGTTTCAATACTTTGATAATCACTTTGTATTCCTACAATATGATTTCGTCCAATTCTGGTTAATCGTATGATTAGTANNNNNNNNNNTTTTTTTTCAAGCAGAATACGGCATAGGAGATTAGCTGCAGTCTCGTGGGCTCGGAGATTTGTATAAGATACAGTACTAACATTTCTCCATGTAAACTATCAGCTTCTTCAAATTCTTTTTCGAATAAATCTACCAATTTTTCAAATGGAACAATTTCATTTGAAGGGATCTTCAAAACTGAAAAATTTTGCGCCCCGTAAAACAAAATTCCATTGCAAGAAACTTCATGATCATGATCACGTATACAATAAAACTCTCTATTAAATACAATCGCAGTTACCTTTTGCTCATTACTAGGAAAGTTTATATAATTTAAGGCAGTAAGTGTACAAAACGTATTCTCTTTTAAGATAACCGTTTTTTCATCACAATAAAATTTAAATTGTCCCGTCCCACGGTTCCAAATAATACGGTTGGCGGACGGATTTGAAAGAGAGTTCTTTAAGTCACTCATCAGATCATTAGTAAAATAAAAATAGGATCCGGTAAGTGGATCATTTAACGCATATTGAATAATATTTGATTCAGTATTCATACAATCATCACAGAATTTAAAATATATTCTTTATATTTCGAAACATTCACTAACCTTTCGATCCAAAAATTTGTTGTTTCATCACTGTTTCGACTTCATCAAAGTTTTTCTGCGTACGTTTTCCTTTGTATGCTAATCGGATTGTTAAATCAGAATCGATTAAAAATGTTGCCGCTTGTGCAAAATCATTTGGCTGAATGCGCACTCCAAAGTATTGGCAAAGCTCTAATGTAGAATCACTTGCAAATAAAAAATTCATAGGATTGAGATTTAGCCAACTTTTCAGAACATGAATTGGTTCAGTTGATACAACGATCACATTTCCTTCTTTTTCATTTAAACTTGTTGCCCATTCAGAGAGATTCTTCAAGTGTATTTGGCAAAATGGACACCATGTCCCGCGAATAAAAACTAATATGAGCGGTCCTCGCGAAATGATTTCGGAAATTTTAATTTTTTGGTTTGAAGATAAAATCAACTCCCAGTCTTGTACTTTGTAATCGAGAGGAAGAGGTTGAATGGATAAATCAACACTGCCATCAAATTGCATCATAAACCAATCTTTAAGTTTCATAAATTATAATTCCAAGAATGCTTAGACAATCTATACCAAGATTCGGATTGAATATTCTGCATTTTTCTGTCACCTAGCAATCAAACTTTTTTTCTTAGATACAATTAAGAATTTTTGAAGTCATAATTCATAGTCAATTTAATTACCCAATTGTGGTTTTAGAAACAATTTTGCCCATTCCTCAAAATTCCCAAGACTGCCAAATTCTTGCAAGATTTTCCATTTGATTCAATGTAATTGTTTTTTTATTTCAAATTAAATCAGGTCAACCATCCTCTAAAAAGTAAGTTGCGAAAGATTAATTTACAAATCGAATTGTTTGGTTTACAATCTGAGAATCTTTTACTAAAAACATGGATAACCATCGTTCCCAATCGAAAACTATGTCAAATATTGAAACGAGCGGAGTTATTCCAAATATTTTCTTTTTTAGAACCATATCAGTATGAATCATAAACCGCATCTCGAATTTGGAGTGGATCTTAGTTTACTCCTTTGGAATCAATCCATAGTCATTTTGTTTGTATCTCTTGTATGTATCTTAGCCGTTTACCACAAAAAATTACTTCTTTTTATTATTTCTACCTTATCGATATTTGCTGGAATCCATTTTTATTTACAATCCAAACATGATTCGGTTTCGATCATGGGATTTACCAAAATGATACTCCTTCTACCATTTGGTTTAGGAGCTGTCATTGGTTATCTGTGTTTACCAGAACCAAAACAACAAAAATTCTTACCATGGTTTAACCGATATATCAACTTTGCAGTATTAGCGAATATTTTTGTTATGACTTTTTCACCCGATGGAGGAACGTATCGCGGTTTCATTAGTCGATTTGTTTGTTTTTTTCTCCTCCTATGGTTACTCCAAGAAATGGCAAAAGTTAGGTTTCAAACCACCGATACTAAGCAAAATATTTTTACCTTTAACTCATCACCATTGTCCTGGATTTATTGCCATGCTGGGTATCGCATAGTACTCCTATCGTTGCCAACCTTTGTTAGCTCTCATTATTTACTATTGGAACCAATGAGTATCCTTGTGATGGTTTCTCTCTATCATTTGAATAAAAAACAAAACCCAATTTCCTATTATTTTGGATTTGCGGATACCATTGTTGTTACTACTTTAACAGTTCTCATGCGGTATTCATTATTACCTCCATTCCATTTGAAAGGGCCATATTTAACCAATTTGTCCGAAAAACAATGGGACATGCTTTTAGTTCCGATCCAATTGATAGTAATTGGTTTTGTTTTACGAACAATCTACAAAAACAGATACCAATCGAATGATATCCATACTTAGGATTCAAAATAAAAACGTTCCTACTTTCAAAAAAAAAATATTAAAAAATTACTAGCCTTCCTATCAAAAAAACAAGAAAATACTTGCTAACCTTGGTTGAATCAAAGACTGTTTTTAACAAATGTTAGCAAGATCGTTTCAGGGAAAACGATCTTGGTGGAAAGGATGGGGAAAGGAAATTTCGTGAATCGTTCGTTATTAGTGAGAAACATTGTTGGAATCTTTTTAATTCTTTTTTCCATAAGTTGCAATCAATTAACATTAAATAACCCCTGTGACCAAAAATCAAAAGGGTACCGCGAGACTTTATTACTCGCTTCCGTATCGGAAACACCTATCCCATTCTGCGGATTCCGTGTCAGTAACGCACCCAAACTCTGGGAAACTCAGGCATATCTCAAATCATCGAATGCAGAAGCAAATGATCTATTCGGAAATTCCGTAGCCATCTCTGGTGATACAATCGTGGTGGGAGCTCCAGGTGAGTCTAGTAACCAAACGACAATTACGAATGGAAACTCTGCGAGTGCTGACAACTCTGCAGCATCTTCTGGAGCCGCCTATGTCTTTCAAAGAACGGGTTCAACTTGGGCACAGGAAGCTTACCTTAAAGCACCTAACGCGGAATCAACTGATTTTTTTGGAACGGCTGTTGCCATTGATGGTAATACCATCCTTGTTAGTGCCAACCAAGAAGATAGCAACCAAATCACAATTACGAATGGACCTACTGCAAGTACAGACAATACAGCTTCTAGTTCTGGTGCCGTTTACGTCTTCCAAAGAACAGGCTCTACATGGGTACAACAAGCTTACATCAAACCACCAAATGCGGAAGCAAATGATCAGTTTGGAGTTTCCCTTTCCATCTCAGGTGATACGATTGTTGTAGGTGCTTTTAATGAGGCGAGTAACCAAACAACGATTACAAATGGAACTTCGGCAAGTGCCAATAACTCAGCAGCATTTGCAGGTGCCGCCTATGTGTTCCAAAGATCAGGCACAACTTGGGCACAACAAGCCTACTTAAAAGCTTCCAATATAGAAGCAAATGATCGATTTGGAACCAGTGTCTCCATCTCTGGAGATACAATCGTTGTTGGATCAGGTTTCGAAGATAGCAACCAAACCACAATTACAAATGGCGCAACTGCCAGTTCAGACAACACAGCAAGTGCTTCCGGTGCAGCCTATGTTTACCAAAGAGCGGGTTCCTCTTGGGTGGAAGAAGCTTACCTAAAAGCACCTAATGCAGATGCAAATGATCAATTTGGCAATAAGGTTGCGATCAGTGGCAACACGATTGTAGTCGGTGCCTTTTCTGAATCTAGCAACCAAACCACAATCACAAATGGGCCAACTGCCAGTGCCGACAACTCCGCTAACATAGCAGGTGCCGCTTATGTGTTCCAAAGAACTGGTTCCTCTTGGACCCACCAATCCTACTTGAAACCTCCTAACGCGGAAGCTAACGATAATTTTGGTATCACCGTTGCCATCGAAGGGAATACAATTTTAGTTGGTTCCATTTTTGAGGATAACAATCAAACAACTGTTACAAATGGATCGATGCCAAACGATGACAATAGCTTATCCAATTCAGGTGCGGTTTATGTGTTCCAAAGGTCTGGTTCCACTTGGGCATTTAGGGCCTATCTCAAAGCTCCCAATGCCGATGTCGATGACAGATTTGGTAATGCAATTTCTTTTTCAGGAGATACTGCCGTCGTTGGGGTAAACCAAGAGGACAGCAATCAAAATACAATTACCAATGGTCCTACTGCCAGTACAAACAATTCAGCTTTAGCGTCTGGTGCAGCCTTTGTGTTTATTAGAAAGTAAAAAGAATTCGAAGAGTAAATTACATTCATAAATGAAAAAACTGATTCCCTATCAAAAAGAAATCTTACTTGTCACAATAACTACTCTTATCTTAAGCATTGTGTATTTTCTTTTCCTGCGTCCCAATGGAAATGGAAATCAATTTAAGCAACCCTCAATGGAAGTGGATAAAAAAGGTCTCTCACCTTACCACAAACGAGAAGTGAATTTTACCATCACCAAACACAAACGTAAAATTCAAATTTGTTACAATTTATACTTAGAAACAAAACCAAAAATCGAAGAAGGCAAAATCCAATTCGATTGGCAAATCAAACCCGATGGAGTTCCCATAAAAGTGGAACTCATCCAATCCGATTTTGCATCCGATTCACTTATCAATTGTATTCAAAAAGAGATCAGTTCATGGGAATTTCCTCCTCCACCGGAAAGATCACAAAACACCTATGCAGAATATACTTTTTTCTTTAAAAAGGATGTAAATCTTCCAAAATAAGATTGAACCGTCAATCAATCGATACACTGCAAACCATACTGATTTAAATGGCAATTAACATTTGTTTGTTGAAATATTACATCAAACAGAATAGAAATTACCTTAGGAAAAAAGATCCAGTCGTCTTACTTAAGGTTGGGAAAGATGATCAATTTTTAGAATCAATGTAAAATT contains:
- a CDS encoding redoxin domain-containing protein; this encodes MKLKDWFMMQFDGSVDLSIQPLPLDYKVQDWELILSSNQKIKISEIISRGPLILVFIRGTWCPFCQIHLKNLSEWATSLNEKEGNVIVVSTEPIHVLKSWLNLNPMNFLFASDSTLELCQYFGVRIQPNDFAQAATFLIDSDLTIRLAYKGKRTQKNFDEVETVMKQQIFGSKG
- a CDS encoding AgmX/PglI C-terminal domain-containing protein, whose translation is MKKLIPYQKEILLVTITTLILSIVYFLFLRPNGNGNQFKQPSMEVDKKGLSPYHKREVNFTITKHKRKIQICYNLYLETKPKIEEGKIQFDWQIKPDGVPIKVELIQSDFASDSLINCIQKEISSWEFPPPPERSQNTYAEYTFFFKKDVNLPK
- a CDS encoding helix-turn-helix domain-containing protein, whose translation is LIIRLTRIGRNHIVGIQSDYQSIETIRKFNLLVEQNFRKCKQISEYAFMLNISSKKLSELFRYAKLDPPLQIIHQRTILEAKRMLLFTLKSVNEISEELGFEDSSHFSKLFKKITGKSPTAFRIRKN
- a CDS encoding FG-GAP repeat protein; the encoded protein is MGKGNFVNRSLLVRNIVGIFLILFSISCNQLTLNNPCDQKSKGYRETLLLASVSETPIPFCGFRVSNAPKLWETQAYLKSSNAEANDLFGNSVAISGDTIVVGAPGESSNQTTITNGNSASADNSAASSGAAYVFQRTGSTWAQEAYLKAPNAESTDFFGTAVAIDGNTILVSANQEDSNQITITNGPTASTDNTASSSGAVYVFQRTGSTWVQQAYIKPPNAEANDQFGVSLSISGDTIVVGAFNEASNQTTITNGTSASANNSAAFAGAAYVFQRSGTTWAQQAYLKASNIEANDRFGTSVSISGDTIVVGSGFEDSNQTTITNGATASSDNTASASGAAYVYQRAGSSWVEEAYLKAPNADANDQFGNKVAISGNTIVVGAFSESSNQTTITNGPTASADNSANIAGAAYVFQRTGSSWTHQSYLKPPNAEANDNFGITVAIEGNTILVGSIFEDNNQTTVTNGSMPNDDNSLSNSGAVYVFQRSGSTWAFRAYLKAPNADVDDRFGNAISFSGDTAVVGVNQEDSNQNTITNGPTASTNNSALASGAAFVFIRK